One window from the genome of Bacillus tianshenii encodes:
- a CDS encoding cell division protein FtsA, with product MTEQTYTFALDIGTRSVVGIILKESESGFEVLDILSKEHEERAMLDGQIHDIMAVAKIIREIKEVLEAKHGALKKVCVAAAGRALKTKRATVSIPIGGKPMITNEDIVHLELSTVQQAQFELAQEDNFEESANYYCVGYSVIHYHLDEQEIGSLLDQQGDKASVEIIATFLPKVVVESLIAALKRADLEMEALTLEPIAALNVLIPPSMRRLNVALVDIGAGTSDIALTDLGTIVAYGMVPIAGDEITEAISDQYLLDFHIAEQAKRDLHTNETITISDILGFDQEVPRDEVIENITPALEKLATEISDEISALNKKPPKAIMLVGGGSLTPELPKRLSEKLNLPENRVAIRGIDAIQKLKIAEHIEKGPELVTPIGIAIAAKQKPITYIGITVNGKNVRLFDMKQLTVGDCLLAAGIEMNKLYGKPGMAIIVNIDEREVTLPGLHGQPPTLQKNGQPCSLEEQIQHGDEIIVERGKSGEAPKVQVKELFQETENKTVWINGISYETGITFYKKGEIIPPETVLADHDVITTAYPTTIRELLYTVNHEKGIESIEPFRVELNGSMISVKGFEAPITKNGFPTKPNQKIEDGDQLFIGERPTPLVRDILDQQNIQTTYSIPITFNGKQLTLSKQAGQIEVNGQAAEEDTPLQHEDALQVVKKEVDPFIFQDIFRYVHIELPDMQSGNFTILRNGKEAGFQQQITAGDELKIEWPNARP from the coding sequence GTGACGGAACAAACTTATACATTTGCCCTAGATATCGGCACACGCTCTGTCGTAGGGATTATATTAAAAGAAAGTGAGAGCGGTTTCGAAGTATTAGATATTCTTTCGAAGGAACATGAGGAGCGGGCAATGCTCGACGGTCAAATCCATGATATCATGGCAGTCGCAAAAATTATTCGCGAAATAAAAGAAGTGCTCGAAGCAAAACATGGGGCTCTTAAGAAAGTATGTGTAGCAGCAGCTGGGCGTGCTTTAAAAACAAAACGAGCGACTGTGTCAATTCCGATTGGCGGAAAACCAATGATCACAAATGAAGATATCGTTCATTTAGAGTTATCTACGGTTCAACAAGCACAATTCGAACTGGCACAGGAAGATAATTTTGAAGAAAGCGCAAACTATTATTGCGTCGGGTATTCTGTAATTCATTATCACTTAGATGAGCAAGAGATTGGAAGTTTACTAGACCAACAGGGAGATAAGGCATCAGTTGAAATTATTGCAACATTCCTTCCGAAAGTCGTGGTCGAATCCCTAATTGCAGCTTTAAAACGTGCTGATTTGGAAATGGAAGCATTAACGCTAGAACCAATTGCAGCACTAAATGTGTTAATTCCTCCATCAATGAGAAGACTTAACGTTGCCCTCGTAGACATTGGAGCAGGCACGTCTGATATTGCATTAACAGACCTTGGTACAATTGTAGCCTATGGGATGGTGCCGATTGCTGGAGATGAAATTACAGAAGCCATTAGTGACCAATATTTACTTGATTTTCATATAGCAGAGCAAGCAAAACGAGACTTACATACGAATGAAACGATTACAATCTCAGATATTCTCGGATTCGATCAAGAGGTTCCACGTGATGAAGTAATTGAAAATATCACTCCTGCTCTTGAGAAGCTTGCTACTGAAATTAGCGATGAAATCTCCGCTCTTAATAAAAAGCCACCTAAAGCAATCATGCTTGTCGGAGGCGGAAGCTTAACACCAGAGCTGCCAAAGCGCTTATCAGAAAAACTAAATCTACCTGAAAATCGCGTCGCTATCAGAGGCATTGACGCTATCCAAAAATTAAAAATTGCTGAACATATTGAAAAAGGACCTGAACTTGTTACCCCAATAGGAATCGCTATTGCAGCAAAGCAAAAGCCAATCACCTACATTGGAATTACAGTAAATGGCAAAAACGTACGATTATTTGATATGAAACAACTAACGGTTGGGGACTGCCTACTTGCTGCAGGGATTGAAATGAACAAGTTATACGGAAAACCCGGCATGGCTATCATTGTGAATATTGATGAAAGAGAAGTCACACTTCCAGGCCTACACGGACAGCCTCCTACCTTACAAAAAAATGGACAACCTTGTTCACTTGAAGAACAAATTCAGCATGGTGATGAAATTATCGTTGAACGAGGCAAAAGTGGTGAAGCACCAAAAGTTCAAGTGAAAGAGCTGTTTCAAGAAACAGAAAACAAAACCGTTTGGATCAATGGCATCTCCTATGAAACAGGAATAACATTTTACAAAAAAGGAGAAATCATACCTCCTGAAACCGTTCTAGCAGACCACGACGTCATTACAACTGCCTACCCAACAACAATTCGTGAACTGCTTTATACTGTTAATCACGAAAAAGGAATTGAAAGCATCGAACCTTTTCGTGTCGAATTAAATGGTTCTATGATTAGTGTAAAAGGCTTCGAAGCACCTATTACGAAGAATGGCTTTCCTACCAAGCCAAACCAAAAAATTGAAGACGGTGACCAGCTTTTTATTGGAGAGCGACCTACACCATTAGTAAGAGATATTCTTGATCAGCAGAATATCCAAACAACCTATAGTATTCCAATTACATTTAACGGAAAACAACTTACACTTTCGAAACAAGCTGGTCAAATTGAAGTGAACGGCCAAGCTGCTGAGGAAGACACACCTTTACAGCATGAAGACGCCTTACAAGTAGTAAAGAAAGAAGTTGATCCGTTCATTTTTCAAGATATCTTCCGTTATGTACACATTGAACTGCCTGATATGCAATCAGGGAATTTCACCATCCTCCGCAACGGAAAAGAAGCGGGCTTCCAACAGCAAATAACGGCTGGTGATGAGCTAAAGATCGAATGGCCAAATGCCCGCCCATAA
- the ytxJ gene encoding bacillithiol system redox-active protein YtxJ, which yields MVKKQVSTIEQFEQLAQENSRFLFFKNSLTCPVSSEAYNEYEKFISEHEDVPTFFLHVQEARPLSNYIQEKYGVRHQSPQALLIEDGKVVWHDSHWRITTKSLEEAVIK from the coding sequence ATGGTCAAAAAACAAGTTTCAACAATTGAACAATTTGAGCAGCTTGCACAAGAAAATTCGCGTTTTTTATTTTTTAAGAATAGTTTAACATGTCCTGTCAGTTCAGAAGCATATAACGAATATGAGAAGTTCATTAGTGAACATGAGGACGTACCAACATTTTTCTTACATGTTCAAGAAGCCCGCCCATTATCAAATTATATTCAAGAAAAATACGGAGTAAGACATCAGTCGCCTCAAGCATTATTAATTGAAGATGGTAAAGTGGTATGGCATGATTCGCATTGGAGAATTACAACAAAATCACTTGAAGAAGCTGTTATAAAATAA
- the thpD gene encoding ectoine hydroxylase, with translation MAKDLYPSRIGQDAKIMKRKDPVIHHNSKFSDGPLKQKQLDFYEDNGYLLFDKLFTDEEVALMKKELDKMIEENREKDTVDVIREPGSNEVRSIFEVHKNSEFFKLLSKNERLVRVAQQLLGDDVYIEQSRINFKPGFKGKEFYWHSDFETWHVEDGMPNMRAVSCSIILTDNYEYNGPLMLIPGSHKWYVSCPGETPDSNYKSSLKMQEVGVPDNDSMRWLVDQAGGQIDRATGPAGSVLFFECNTMHGSAGNISPFPRSNVFFVFNSIQNKLVEPFSGQEPRPEFLANRENIKPIVPERGKVGSSLVRY, from the coding sequence ATGGCTAAGGATCTATACCCTTCAAGAATTGGACAAGATGCAAAAATCATGAAACGTAAAGACCCAGTTATTCATCATAACTCTAAATTCTCAGACGGACCTCTAAAACAAAAGCAGCTCGATTTCTACGAGGACAATGGTTACTTGCTGTTTGATAAGCTCTTCACTGATGAAGAAGTAGCGTTAATGAAAAAAGAATTGGATAAAATGATAGAAGAAAATCGCGAGAAAGATACAGTAGATGTTATTCGTGAGCCTGGGAGCAATGAAGTTCGTTCAATCTTTGAAGTGCATAAGAACAGTGAATTCTTTAAGCTTCTTTCTAAGAATGAACGCTTAGTCAGAGTAGCACAACAGTTGCTCGGAGATGACGTCTACATTGAACAGTCTCGTATCAATTTCAAACCAGGCTTTAAAGGGAAGGAATTTTACTGGCATTCTGATTTTGAAACTTGGCATGTAGAAGATGGCATGCCGAATATGAGAGCAGTGAGCTGCTCAATTATTCTTACAGATAACTATGAATATAACGGGCCACTTATGTTAATCCCTGGCTCCCATAAATGGTATGTATCTTGCCCAGGTGAAACGCCGGATTCCAACTACAAATCTTCATTGAAAATGCAAGAAGTTGGTGTTCCAGACAATGACAGTATGAGATGGCTTGTGGACCAAGCAGGAGGACAGATTGACCGAGCAACAGGTCCAGCAGGTTCAGTCCTTTTCTTCGAATGTAATACAATGCATGGCTCAGCCGGAAATATTTCACCGTTTCCGCGAAGTAACGTCTTTTTTGTCTTCAACTCTATTCAAAATAAACTTGTTGAGCCATTCTCTGGTCAAGAACCGCGTCCTGAGTTCTTAGCAAACCGTGAAAACATCAAACCAATTGTCCCTGAAAGAGGAAAAGTTGGTTCATCACTTGTACGATATTAG
- a CDS encoding YtxH domain-containing protein, giving the protein MSNENNSNNGNNINSKDFMIGSLIGGLLGASAALLLAPKSGKELRQNLNEQAVIVRDKTNQFRDVAAEKGSNFADAAKERTERLSQAVTEQSASIKEKAKEWKESRSSNEESDSEEPEAASEAVLPQTTEEDNKPVEASEVAATVDEEQTRSN; this is encoded by the coding sequence ATGAGCAATGAAAACAACAGTAACAACGGCAACAACATTAATAGTAAGGACTTTATGATCGGGAGTTTAATTGGTGGATTACTTGGAGCTTCTGCAGCATTATTGCTTGCGCCAAAGTCAGGGAAAGAATTGCGTCAAAATTTGAATGAGCAAGCTGTTATTGTCCGTGATAAGACAAATCAATTCCGTGACGTAGCAGCTGAAAAAGGTTCAAATTTCGCAGATGCAGCGAAAGAACGTACAGAACGCCTATCTCAAGCGGTTACTGAGCAATCAGCAAGTATTAAAGAGAAAGCAAAAGAATGGAAAGAAAGCCGTTCTTCTAATGAGGAGAGCGATTCTGAGGAGCCAGAAGCTGCAAGTGAAGCTGTACTTCCGCAAACAACTGAGGAAGATAACAAGCCTGTAGAAGCTTCTGAAGTTGCTGCAACTGTAGATGAAGAACAAACGCGATCAAACTAA
- a CDS encoding DUF948 domain-containing protein translates to MIIILYLSIALIAVAFTVLVVFLVKTLRSVQRTLDNVADTLEGMDKQMQGITTETTELLHKTNRLAEDIQTKSESLNSVVNSVKGVGDTVQDLNNSLRTVSTSISSQAEQQSDKVAQAVQWSHAAIDVYQKWKEKKKTTTL, encoded by the coding sequence ATGATCATCATTCTTTATTTAAGTATTGCACTTATCGCTGTAGCATTTACAGTATTAGTCGTATTTTTAGTGAAAACTCTACGTTCTGTTCAGCGAACTTTAGACAATGTAGCAGACACCCTTGAAGGTATGGACAAGCAAATGCAGGGCATCACGACAGAAACAACCGAATTATTACATAAAACAAATCGTTTAGCTGAGGACATTCAAACAAAGTCCGAGTCATTGAATTCAGTAGTGAATTCGGTGAAAGGTGTCGGGGACACGGTACAAGATTTGAATAATTCACTGAGAACTGTAAGCACGTCTATCTCTTCTCAAGCCGAACAGCAAAGTGATAAGGTAGCACAGGCAGTACAATGGAGTCATGCTGCCATTGATGTTTACCAAAAGTGGAAAGAAAAAAAGAAAACAACAACTTTATAA
- a CDS encoding aminopeptidase — translation MKDPRIQALANNLIEYSVQLQKGEKILIENTGLQKELVNAIVEAAYKAEGYPYVLLKDPQINRSLIKGATLEQLELQADTEAEMMKKMDAYIGLRSGDNISELADVPSEKMELYSKTVGKKVHSDIRVPKTKWCVLRYPNASMAQLANMSTEAFEDFYFDVCTLDYSKMNTAMDPLVELMNKTDVVRITGPGTDLTFSIKDIPAIKCAGECNIPDGEVFTAPVKDSVNGTITYNTPSPYNSFTFENVKLTFKDGKIIEATANNTERINKIFDTDEGARYVGEFAIGVNPFIKEPMKDILFDEKIDGSFHFTPGQCYDEAPNGNDSAIHWDMVNIQRPEYGGGEIYFDDVLIRKDGRFVLPELEGLNPENLK, via the coding sequence ATGAAAGATCCTAGAATTCAAGCATTAGCAAATAATCTAATCGAATATTCTGTACAACTACAAAAAGGTGAAAAAATTCTCATTGAAAATACAGGCTTACAAAAAGAACTTGTAAACGCAATTGTTGAAGCAGCATATAAAGCCGAGGGATATCCGTACGTTTTATTAAAAGACCCTCAGATTAATCGCTCTCTCATTAAAGGAGCCACACTTGAACAATTAGAATTACAAGCTGATACTGAAGCCGAAATGATGAAAAAGATGGATGCGTATATCGGCCTTCGTTCTGGTGACAATATTTCAGAGCTTGCTGATGTTCCAAGTGAAAAAATGGAATTATACAGTAAAACTGTCGGAAAAAAAGTACATAGCGATATTCGGGTCCCTAAAACAAAGTGGTGTGTACTCCGTTATCCAAACGCCTCGATGGCCCAATTGGCAAATATGAGCACCGAAGCTTTTGAAGATTTCTATTTTGATGTTTGTACACTCGATTATAGTAAAATGAATACAGCAATGGACCCACTTGTTGAACTAATGAATAAAACAGATGTTGTAAGAATTACAGGCCCTGGAACAGACTTAACCTTCTCAATTAAAGATATCCCTGCTATTAAGTGCGCAGGAGAATGCAATATTCCTGATGGTGAAGTTTTTACAGCACCTGTTAAAGATTCAGTTAACGGAACAATTACATATAATACCCCTTCTCCGTACAACAGTTTTACCTTTGAAAACGTAAAGCTTACATTTAAGGATGGAAAGATTATTGAAGCCACAGCAAATAACACAGAACGTATTAATAAAATCTTCGATACAGATGAAGGTGCTCGTTATGTTGGGGAATTTGCGATTGGAGTCAATCCATTTATTAAAGAACCGATGAAGGATATCCTATTTGATGAAAAAATCGACGGAAGCTTCCATTTCACGCCTGGTCAATGCTATGATGAAGCACCAAATGGAAATGACTCTGCTATCCACTGGGATATGGTCAATATTCAACGCCCCGAATACGGTGGAGGAGAAATTTACTTTGATGATGTCCTTATTCGCAAAGACGGCCGCTTTGTACTGCCAGAACTAGAAGGTCTTAACCCTGAGAATTTGAAATAA
- the murC gene encoding UDP-N-acetylmuramate--L-alanine ligase: MTVYHFVGIKGTGMSALAQVLHDMNETVQGSDVDKKFFTQKALEERNIPILPFDAANISEGQVIIAGNAFADDHDELERARELGLPIFRYHHFLGELGNRYTSIAVTGSHGKTSTTGLLSHVLQAACPTSYLIGDGTGRGTEDSRYFVFEACEYRRHFLSYYPDYAIMTNIDFDHPDYFQSIEDVFEAFQQMALQVKKGIIACGDDEELQQIHANVPVMFYGFSDHNDFQAQNIQKSTEGTTFDVFVRDSFYATFHIPAYGNHNVLNALAVIALCHYEEVDTEAIQEQMKTFGGVKRRFSQKALGSQITIDDYAHHPVEIKATIEAARQKYPERELVAIFQPHTFSRTQTFLDQFAEALSLADKVYLCDIFGSAREKQGNLTIEDLQGRIEGSELLNEENISALRHHENSVLIFMGAGDIQKYQEKYEATITTT, translated from the coding sequence ATGACAGTTTACCATTTTGTCGGGATAAAGGGAACCGGAATGAGCGCTTTGGCGCAGGTCTTGCATGATATGAATGAAACTGTTCAAGGTTCTGACGTCGATAAGAAGTTTTTTACTCAGAAAGCGTTGGAAGAACGAAACATTCCAATTTTACCTTTTGATGCGGCTAATATCTCAGAGGGACAGGTCATTATCGCGGGAAATGCATTTGCAGATGATCATGATGAATTAGAGCGAGCACGTGAATTAGGGTTGCCTATATTCAGGTATCACCATTTTCTAGGAGAGTTAGGGAATCGTTATACAAGTATTGCTGTAACTGGTTCACATGGCAAGACTTCCACGACTGGTTTGCTTTCCCATGTCTTACAAGCAGCATGTCCTACTTCATATCTTATTGGAGATGGAACTGGTAGAGGAACAGAAGATAGCCGCTATTTTGTATTTGAGGCATGTGAATATCGTCGTCACTTTTTATCATATTATCCAGACTATGCGATCATGACAAATATTGATTTCGATCATCCTGATTACTTCCAAAGCATTGAGGATGTTTTTGAGGCATTTCAGCAAATGGCCTTGCAGGTGAAAAAAGGTATTATTGCATGTGGTGACGATGAAGAGCTCCAACAAATTCATGCTAATGTACCTGTTATGTTCTATGGTTTTTCTGATCATAATGATTTCCAAGCACAAAACATTCAGAAAAGCACGGAAGGTACTACGTTTGATGTATTTGTCCGCGATAGCTTCTATGCGACATTCCATATTCCGGCTTACGGAAACCATAATGTATTGAATGCATTAGCAGTTATTGCACTATGCCATTATGAAGAAGTTGATACAGAAGCTATTCAAGAGCAAATGAAGACATTTGGCGGTGTGAAAAGACGGTTCAGCCAAAAAGCATTGGGTAGTCAAATTACAATTGATGATTACGCCCATCATCCAGTAGAAATTAAAGCAACAATTGAAGCAGCACGTCAAAAATATCCTGAGCGAGAACTAGTGGCAATTTTTCAACCACATACTTTTTCTAGAACACAAACATTTTTAGACCAATTTGCTGAAGCATTGAGCTTAGCAGACAAGGTATATTTATGTGACATCTTTGGTTCTGCACGAGAAAAGCAAGGAAACTTAACAATTGAGGATCTTCAAGGAAGAATTGAAGGCTCAGAACTCTTGAATGAAGAAAATATCAGTGCTTTGCGTCATCATGAAAACAGCGTATTAATCTTCATGGGAGCAGGAGACATTCAGAAGTATCAAGAAAAATATGAAGCAACGATAACCACTACGTAA
- a CDS encoding nicotinate phosphoribosyltransferase, with translation MKEINLKLQGKIKRLTNKTFKFDERVGEGWFSAVYFLKTKEIVKEYKPNNIVTMQFFQKDNAVLCGTDEVIALIKTFAENPEELEIYSLKDGDKIRPYETVLTIKGPYQKFGYLEGIVDGILGRRTSVATNVYNVVKAARESGIQKPIIFMGDRDDHFTQQSGDGYAAYIGGSTAQATHAMNEWWGKQGMGTMPHALIQLFEGDTVAATKAYHEKFPEDDLVALVDFNNDVITDALKVAREFGDTLKGVRVDTSRTLIDQYFIRNQDKLGTFDPRGVNPELIFALREALDEEGYQHVKIVVSGGFNEKRIKEFEQKGVPVDMYGVGSSLLKINIGFTGDNVILNGNEQAKAGRRYRPNPRLEKVDT, from the coding sequence ATGAAGGAAATTAATCTGAAGTTACAAGGGAAAATCAAGCGTTTAACAAATAAAACGTTTAAGTTTGATGAACGTGTTGGTGAAGGCTGGTTTTCAGCAGTCTACTTTTTAAAAACAAAAGAGATTGTGAAGGAGTATAAGCCAAATAACATTGTGACCATGCAGTTTTTTCAAAAGGATAATGCGGTGCTATGTGGTACAGATGAAGTGATCGCTCTTATCAAAACCTTTGCTGAAAATCCTGAAGAGCTGGAGATTTATTCTTTAAAAGATGGAGATAAAATTCGTCCTTATGAAACTGTTCTTACGATTAAAGGTCCTTATCAAAAGTTTGGCTATTTGGAAGGGATTGTTGATGGGATCCTTGGCCGTCGAACATCAGTCGCAACCAACGTCTACAATGTTGTAAAAGCCGCTCGAGAATCAGGTATTCAAAAGCCGATTATTTTCATGGGCGACCGTGATGATCATTTTACACAACAATCAGGTGATGGTTATGCTGCCTATATTGGTGGTTCAACTGCACAAGCTACACATGCGATGAATGAATGGTGGGGCAAGCAAGGAATGGGGACAATGCCTCACGCGTTAATTCAATTGTTTGAAGGGGACACAGTCGCAGCCACGAAAGCTTACCATGAGAAGTTTCCTGAAGATGATTTAGTTGCGCTTGTCGACTTTAACAATGACGTGATTACAGACGCATTAAAAGTAGCTCGTGAATTTGGAGATACTTTAAAAGGTGTACGTGTTGACACGTCACGTACGTTAATTGATCAATATTTCATTCGTAATCAGGATAAGCTTGGCACGTTTGACCCACGAGGGGTAAATCCTGAATTGATTTTTGCATTAAGGGAAGCTTTAGATGAGGAAGGCTACCAGCATGTAAAAATCGTCGTTTCAGGAGGCTTTAACGAAAAACGCATAAAAGAATTTGAACAAAAGGGTGTACCTGTTGATATGTACGGGGTTGGCAGCAGCCTGTTAAAAATAAATATCGGTTTTACAGGAGATAATGTCATTCTTAATGGTAATGAGCAAGCCAAAGCTGGTCGCCGTTATCGACCAAATCCTCGATTAGAAAAAGTTGATACATAA
- a CDS encoding TRAP transporter permease yields MGEKQNQTTHEEILAKYDKEHSYRTDLGIMGWIVVIVGVALTIFHLFTAFRGVYPSQIQGPIHLGTGLALIYILYPAKAEWARRPGVPFYDIILAIAALATNYYIVFNYERIVNKAIILGYNDVDMFVATAGIILLLEATRRAVGLPIVIIAGAALAYGLWGKGIPLFGHAGFSWENLSTEMFFKTNAIFGIPIQISSQYIYLFLFFGVMLIKTDIGRFFNDLAFALTGRFTGGTAKAAVSASALQGMVTGSSVANTVGSGSFTIPMMKRAKFRPEFAAAAEASASTGGQIMPPIMGAAAFIMAEYTGVPYSEIIIIAIIPAVLYFSGVFMGTHFEAKKHGILGVPKAELPKMSHLIKRMDLLLPLIAIVGLLLSGRTATYAALWGIGTAYLVSLFRKDTRMSLKETINALAEGARTALPVIAACATAGIVVGIVVLTGLGGKIAGGIVELANGQFFLILFFTMIACIILGMGLPTTANYVVTASMAAPAILGAFPDIPVIAVHMFVFYFGIVADITPPVCLAAYAGAGIAGANPLKSGVNAFKLAIAAFIIPYVFVSSPVLLLQNDASFMNVTPVLVTALLGMAAISASMMGYFHKRASVIERTVLFASGILLVYPELMISMIGLVILVLVYGYQRFMKKEQGTLVA; encoded by the coding sequence ATGGGAGAGAAACAAAATCAAACAACACATGAGGAAATATTAGCAAAGTATGACAAAGAGCATTCTTATCGAACTGACCTTGGCATCATGGGTTGGATTGTTGTCATTGTCGGTGTTGCTCTTACAATCTTTCATTTGTTTACAGCTTTTAGAGGGGTTTATCCTTCACAAATCCAAGGTCCTATTCATCTTGGAACAGGCTTAGCTCTTATTTACATTCTATACCCAGCGAAAGCCGAATGGGCGCGTAGGCCAGGTGTCCCGTTCTATGACATTATTCTTGCAATTGCTGCATTAGCAACAAACTATTACATTGTCTTTAACTATGAGCGAATTGTGAATAAAGCGATTATTCTCGGTTATAACGATGTAGATATGTTTGTAGCCACTGCTGGAATTATTCTATTACTTGAAGCAACAAGACGTGCAGTTGGACTCCCGATTGTTATTATTGCAGGAGCAGCGCTTGCATATGGATTGTGGGGAAAAGGCATTCCACTGTTTGGTCATGCAGGCTTCAGTTGGGAAAATTTAAGTACAGAAATGTTCTTTAAAACAAATGCTATTTTCGGTATTCCGATTCAGATTTCATCGCAATATATTTATTTGTTCTTATTCTTCGGGGTTATGCTTATTAAAACAGATATCGGACGCTTCTTTAATGACTTGGCATTTGCTTTAACAGGTCGTTTTACAGGTGGTACAGCAAAGGCTGCGGTATCTGCTAGTGCGCTTCAAGGGATGGTAACAGGAAGTTCTGTTGCAAACACAGTAGGCTCTGGTTCTTTCACGATCCCAATGATGAAACGGGCCAAGTTCCGTCCTGAATTTGCTGCAGCAGCTGAAGCATCTGCTTCAACAGGTGGGCAAATTATGCCACCTATCATGGGCGCAGCTGCTTTCATCATGGCTGAGTATACAGGTGTCCCTTATAGCGAGATTATTATTATTGCTATTATTCCTGCTGTATTGTATTTTTCCGGCGTGTTTATGGGAACGCACTTTGAAGCGAAGAAACATGGAATTTTAGGTGTTCCAAAAGCTGAACTTCCTAAGATGTCTCATTTGATTAAACGTATGGACTTGTTATTACCGCTTATTGCAATTGTTGGCTTGCTACTTTCTGGTAGAACGGCTACATATGCTGCTCTTTGGGGAATTGGTACAGCTTATCTTGTAAGCTTATTCCGCAAAGATACGCGAATGTCGTTGAAAGAAACAATTAATGCATTAGCAGAAGGTGCTCGTACGGCCCTTCCGGTTATCGCAGCTTGTGCGACAGCAGGTATTGTTGTAGGGATTGTCGTGCTAACAGGATTAGGTGGTAAGATTGCAGGCGGTATTGTTGAATTAGCAAATGGTCAATTTTTCTTAATTTTGTTCTTCACCATGATTGCATGTATTATTCTTGGAATGGGTCTTCCGACAACTGCCAACTATGTTGTAACAGCTTCAATGGCAGCACCTGCTATATTAGGGGCGTTTCCTGATATCCCAGTTATCGCTGTACACATGTTTGTATTTTACTTTGGAATTGTCGCAGACATTACGCCGCCAGTTTGCTTGGCCGCCTATGCGGGGGCAGGTATTGCCGGAGCTAATCCACTAAAGTCCGGGGTGAATGCATTTAAGCTTGCCATTGCCGCATTCATTATTCCTTACGTATTCGTATCGAGCCCAGTCTTACTATTACAAAACGATGCGAGCTTTATGAATGTAACGCCAGTACTTGTCACAGCCTTACTTGGTATGGCAGCGATTAGTGCATCAATGATGGGTTACTTCCATAAGAGAGCAAGTGTCATTGAGCGTACGGTTTTATTTGCATCAGGTATCTTACTTGTTTACCCAGAGCTTATGATTTCAATGATTGGCCTAGTCATTTTAGTACTTGTGTATGGCTATCAACGCTTTATGAAAAAAGAACAGGGTACTTTAGTTGCTTAA